In the genome of Massilia sp. W12, the window TTACAGGCGTCGAAACTGAAGAATCCATGCTGCCATCAGCATTAGTGAATTTCAAACCAAGCACATAACCACTTATACCATGGACGCTATTGTAGCTCAAAATAACGCGGTATCTGTTTCCATAAACATTGATTTCCTCAACTTTCTCGCGGACTTGCTGCAAAAGTGGGTGGCCTGCCATAGTGTTTTCTCAAAAAATAATTGATGGTAATGTGCTCACCTGCCGCTCAGACAAACACGAATCTTGCGCAAGCGTGGTTTGGAAAATACATCGCAATCATAGCAAGTCAGGCAGGCATTCACAATAAATCAATGGGTGCAGACAGCGCGCCACATGCGCTTGAAAAGCGTCAGTCATGCACAAGCCGCAACCGAATCATATCCTCCGTACAATCGTTTTGCGATTCGCGCGCGGCCAGTGAGCAATTAAGCCATCAGTTGCGCATGCTGGAAGTGCGCGCCTTTCTCAGCCACGCTTCTTTAAGCCGGGCTGAACGCCTGCATGGGCGCCTGCATGGACGCCCCCAAAGCAAGCGTGCAAGATTGGCGGCACAGCATGGCGATTTTTTCGCCATGCACTGATGCGCGCTGCCTGTCTGCAATTTATTGTTTATCCAATTCCGCCACCGCCTTACGCAGCAAGACCGGCCATTTTTGCTGTTGTGGCGTCAGGCGCTTTTCCGCCTGTAATTTTTCCAGAATGCGCAAGCCCTCTTGCGCATGGCTGCGTGCTTTGTCTTTGGCCGGCTGGGCGGAATAGAGGCCATACAGTCTGGCATGCGAGATCGCCAGATCCAACTGCCACCCTGCATGCACGGGGTCGCGCTGGGCCAGCTTTTCTCTGATCTGCAGGCTGCGCGTAAAACTGCCCAAGGCCGCTGACAGATCGCCTTGCGCTTGCTGGATGGAGCCTATTTTCTCCAAACTCACACTCAGATCGCGCTGCCATGCGGTATTGCCCGCATCACGCTGCGCCAGTTTTTCATCGATCTGCAGACTGCGCGTAAAACTGCCCAAGGCCGCTGACAGATCGTCTTGCGCCTGCTGAATCTCGCCGATTTTATGCAAACTCACACTCAGATCGCGCTGCCACCGGGTATTAGCCGGATCGCGTTGCACCAGCTTTTCGATGATCTGCAGGCTGCTCGTAAAACTGTCCAAAGCTGCTGACAGATCACCTTCCGCTTGCTGGATGTTGCCGACTTTTATCTGACTGACAACCAGCCCGTGCTGCCATGCGGTATTGCCTGCATCGCGTTGCGCCAGTTTTTCACTGATCTGCAGGCTCTGCTTAAAACTGCGCAACGCCGCTGACAAATCGCCTTGCGCTTGCAATATCTCGCCGATTTTCTGCAAGCTCACGCTCAGATCGCGCTGCCACGCTGTATTAGCCGCATCGCGCTGGGCCAGCTTTTCTCTGATCCGCAGGCTCTGCTTAAAGCGGCCCAAAGCCGCTGACCGATCACCTTGCACTTGCAAGATTTCGCCGATTTTCTGCAAGCTCACACTCAGATCGCGCTGCCACAGGGTATTAGCCGCATCGCGCTGGGCCAGCTTTTCTCTGATCTCCAGGCTGCGCGTAAAACTGCCCAAGGCCGCTGACAAATCGCCTTGCGCTTGCTGGACATTGCCGATTCTTTCCAAACTCAGACTCAGCTCGCGCTGCCACGCGGTATTGCCCGCATCACGCTGCGCCAGCTTTTCGCTGATCTGCAAGCTCTGCTTAAAACTGTCCAAGGCCGCTGACAGATCGCCTTGCGTTTGCAAGATATCGCCGATTTTATGCAAGCTCACACTCAGATCGCGCTGCCACTCGCTATTGCCCGCATCACGCCGGGCCAGCTTTTCTCTGATCTGTAAGCCCTGCTTATAACTGCCCAAGGCCGCTGACAAATCGCCTTGCGCTTGCAAGATGTCCCCGACTTTATTCAAACTCACACTCAGATCGCGCTGCCACTGAGTATTGCCGGCGTCGCGCTGCGCCAGCTTTTCGATGATCTGCAAGCCACGTTTAAAACTGCCCAAAGCCGCTGACAAATCGCCTTGTTCTTGCAAGATATCGCCGATTTTAATCAAACTCACACTCAGATCGCGCTGCCATTCGGTATTAGCGGCATCGCGCTGCACCAGCTTTTCGATGATCTGCAGGCTGCGCGTAAAACTGCCCAAGGCGGCTGACAAATCGCCTTGCGCTTGCAAGATGTCCCCGACTTTATTCAAACTCACACTCAGATCGCGCTGCCACTGAGTATTGCCGGCGTCGCGCTGCGCCAGCTTTTCGCTAATCTGCAGGCTCTGCTTAAAACTGCCCAAGGCCGCTGACAGATCGCCTTGCGTTTGCAAAATCTCGCCTATTCTGTCCAAACTCACACTCAGCTCGCGCTGCCACGCGGTATTGTCCGCATCGCGTTGCGCCAGTTTTTCGATGATCTGCAAGCTCTGCTGAAAACTGCCTAAAGCCGCTGACAAATCGCCTTGCGCTTGCAAGATGTCGCCGACATGACTCAATAAAGAAGCCCGTGTGTTGTCTTGCCAATCTTGTGAAAGGGCGGCGTCACTTTGCAATAATTGCTGCGCTTTTGTATAGGCCAGCATGGCCTGCGTCAATTGCCCGGCTTTTTTTTCCAGCCGCCCCAATTGCCACCAATCCCATACGCTGGCGCCGGCTAAGGTGCTCACCCGCCTCATTGCCGCCAGGGCGCGTGTACTATCTTTGCAGCTCCACAAGGCGGCGGCCTGTCTTTCTTTTTCTTGCAATAGCACGCCCAGCGATTGCTTTTCCTGGCGCAAAACGGCGGCCTCCTGCTCAAGTGCTTCTGCGATTGGCGCCACATCGCCTGCGCGCAAGGCTTGCAGCCGGCGCCTGTCTTCCTGGCTGGCTTTAGGGGCCTGGGCTTTTTCAATAACGTCTAAAGCAGCTTGCGCACGCGCGCGCTCAAAGTCTTCTCGCAAATACATATTATTCACGAGCAATTCCATTTGCCTGTCCTGCTCATTGCTCAAGGCTTCCAACACCCCGGCAACTGCTGGATCGCGCTGCTTGATTGCGCTTAGCATTTGTTTTAAGGCGACGCCAGCATGCGCACTTTCTGCTGGGGGACGTTGCCCGTAAGCCAAGTATTTGGTTCTGGCTTGGTCTATGTTTGGCGTCACTGCAAAACTATTGCCCGCCAACATCATCAGCGCGCACATCATCGGCGTCAGCTTATTTCCCTTCATCCTGCCCTCACTTTTTCTTCATTACCTTTGAAGCGCTGCTGCGTCATCCTTGCACTGCTACAGATTGCCCAGCTGTTTTTTTGGATTGCATACGCAAGCAAGCCCCTCCTCCATTGCAAGACAAACGGCTCGCAAAATCTGTCCTCATCCGCGCCGCATAGTTGCTGCGCTGGTCTGACTGTTTGTTCAATTCTTTCGCATTTTTCCATTCATGCTTTGCGCACCCGGGGTGCGCAGGCGCTTAGCCATTCACCTGCACCCACTCAATCACTTTATCCAGCAGCGCGCGCCCGCTTTCGGGGTTGCTGTGGTTGACGAAGGCGGCCAGGGCGTAGCGCCGGCCGGATTGCGCCAGCACATAGCCGGCCACGCTGCGCACGTCTTTGAGGGTGCCGGTTTTGATGTGGGCCTGTCCCTGGGCCGGGCTTTGCAAGAGGCGGCGGCGCATGGTGCCGTCCACCCCCACCAGCGGCATGCTGGCGATGAATTCCGGCATGTGCGGCGCGCGCCAGGCCAGTTGCAGCACGCGCACCATGCCGGCGGGGGAAATCCGTTCGCGGCGCGACAGGCCGGAGCCGTTGTCCAGCACCAGTTCCGGCAGGTCCACGCCCTTGGCTTGCAGATGGGCGCGGATGCGTTGATCCGCCGCTTCCAGACTGGCCTTGCCATCCACCACGCCCAGGCGCAAATACAGCATGCGCGCCATCACATTATTGCTGTATTTATTGATGTCGCGCACCAGCAGGGCCAGCGGCGGCGAGGCCCATTCCAGCAAGAGATTGGCGTCCGGCGGCACGCTGGCGTTGTCGTAGCTGACGGCGAAGCGGCTGCCGGGGTTGACCTGGCGCCAGAGGCTGGCCAGCACCCCGGCGGCATAGGGATTGGCGCTGTGCGCATGCGCTTGCACATCGCG includes:
- a CDS encoding tetratricopeptide repeat protein, whose protein sequence is MKGNKLTPMMCALMMLAGNSFAVTPNIDQARTKYLAYGQRPPAESAHAGVALKQMLSAIKQRDPAVAGVLEALSNEQDRQMELLVNNMYLREDFERARAQAALDVIEKAQAPKASQEDRRRLQALRAGDVAPIAEALEQEAAVLRQEKQSLGVLLQEKERQAAALWSCKDSTRALAAMRRVSTLAGASVWDWWQLGRLEKKAGQLTQAMLAYTKAQQLLQSDAALSQDWQDNTRASLLSHVGDILQAQGDLSAALGSFQQSLQIIEKLAQRDADNTAWQRELSVSLDRIGEILQTQGDLSAALGSFKQSLQISEKLAQRDAGNTQWQRDLSVSLNKVGDILQAQGDLSAALGSFTRSLQIIEKLVQRDAANTEWQRDLSVSLIKIGDILQEQGDLSAALGSFKRGLQIIEKLAQRDAGNTQWQRDLSVSLNKVGDILQAQGDLSAALGSYKQGLQIREKLARRDAGNSEWQRDLSVSLHKIGDILQTQGDLSAALDSFKQSLQISEKLAQRDAGNTAWQRELSLSLERIGNVQQAQGDLSAALGSFTRSLEIREKLAQRDAANTLWQRDLSVSLQKIGEILQVQGDRSAALGRFKQSLRIREKLAQRDAANTAWQRDLSVSLQKIGEILQAQGDLSAALRSFKQSLQISEKLAQRDAGNTAWQHGLVVSQIKVGNIQQAEGDLSAALDSFTSSLQIIEKLVQRDPANTRWQRDLSVSLHKIGEIQQAQDDLSAALGSFTRSLQIDEKLAQRDAGNTAWQRDLSVSLEKIGSIQQAQGDLSAALGSFTRSLQIREKLAQRDPVHAGWQLDLAISHARLYGLYSAQPAKDKARSHAQEGLRILEKLQAEKRLTPQQQKWPVLLRKAVAELDKQ